One stretch of Amycolatopsis tolypomycina DNA includes these proteins:
- a CDS encoding TetR/AcrR family transcriptional regulator, which yields MRPEPRRRPTARQQVLLGDLEVLFLAEGFAAFTLDDLAGRLRCSKSTLYALAPSKEQLAVRVVTGFFRGAAERIEERIAGIDDARKLIGEYLAGVAEHLNRASAAFMRDLAEFGPAREAYQLNSRFAARRLRQFIDKGVADGVFRDVHARLVAEMTGLIIEGIQTGVLGGRTDVSDAEAFTALGELLLGGLNK from the coding sequence ATGCGCCCCGAACCCCGCCGACGCCCGACCGCGCGCCAGCAGGTGCTGCTCGGCGACCTCGAGGTGCTCTTCCTGGCCGAGGGCTTCGCCGCCTTCACCCTCGACGACCTCGCCGGCCGCCTGCGCTGCTCGAAGTCGACGCTCTACGCGCTCGCGCCCAGCAAGGAGCAGCTCGCCGTCCGGGTCGTCACCGGGTTCTTCCGGGGCGCCGCGGAGCGGATCGAAGAGCGCATCGCCGGCATCGACGACGCGCGCAAGCTCATCGGCGAGTACCTGGCCGGCGTCGCCGAGCACCTCAACCGCGCGTCCGCGGCCTTCATGCGCGACCTCGCCGAGTTCGGCCCGGCGCGGGAGGCCTACCAGCTCAACAGCCGGTTCGCCGCGCGCCGGCTGCGGCAGTTCATCGACAAGGGCGTCGCCGACGGGGTGTTCCGCGACGTCCACGCCCGGCTGGTGGCCGAGATGACCGGGCTGATCATCGAGGGCATCCAGACCGGCGTGCTCGGCGGGCGGACCGACGTCTCCGACGCCGAAGCGTTCACCGCTTTGGGGGAACTGCTCCTCGGTGGCCTGAACAAATAG
- a CDS encoding carbohydrate kinase family protein yields the protein MIVVGGEALVDLVPGDPLDSTVDGGLRALLPRLGGGPYNVALAAGRLGVPSAFLSRVSTDRFGEAMVERLHASAVDTSLLQRGDEPTTLAVVALDAKGAARYSFYVEGTADRLVADPGPLAENVTALSLGTLGMVLDPGASAYEAMLRREAARGVLTVLDPNIREALIADPAAYRARFASWLPDVRLLKVSDDDAAWLTGGADPVAAAKTWIESGVDAVVLTRGADGLSVITAAGELAHVPSRRVTVVDTIGAGDTVHGALLAWLHTREVADLATLDADGWREALTFAAKAASITVSRSGAEPPTPADMAATV from the coding sequence GTGATCGTCGTAGGCGGAGAAGCTCTGGTCGACCTGGTTCCCGGCGACCCCCTGGATTCCACTGTGGACGGTGGGCTGCGCGCGCTGCTGCCCCGGCTCGGTGGCGGCCCGTACAACGTGGCGCTGGCCGCCGGGCGGCTCGGCGTGCCGTCGGCGTTCCTCTCGCGCGTTTCCACCGACCGCTTCGGCGAGGCGATGGTCGAACGCCTGCACGCCTCCGCCGTCGACACCTCCCTGCTGCAGCGCGGCGACGAGCCGACGACGCTGGCCGTCGTGGCGCTCGACGCGAAGGGCGCCGCGCGCTACTCGTTCTACGTCGAAGGCACCGCGGACAGGCTCGTCGCGGATCCGGGTCCGCTGGCCGAAAATGTGACAGCGCTCTCACTGGGCACGCTCGGCATGGTCCTCGATCCCGGCGCTTCGGCGTACGAAGCGATGCTGCGGCGCGAAGCGGCCCGCGGCGTGCTGACCGTGCTCGACCCCAACATCCGCGAAGCGCTCATCGCCGACCCGGCCGCCTACCGGGCCCGGTTCGCGTCCTGGCTGCCGGACGTCCGGCTGCTGAAGGTCTCCGACGACGACGCCGCGTGGCTCACCGGCGGCGCCGACCCGGTGGCCGCGGCGAAGACGTGGATCGAGTCCGGTGTGGACGCCGTGGTGCTCACGCGGGGTGCCGACGGGCTCTCGGTGATCACCGCCGCAGGTGAGCTGGCCCACGTGCCGTCGCGAAGGGTCACCGTGGTCGACACCATCGGCGCGGGCGACACCGTGCACGGCGCGCTGCTGGCCTGGCTGCACACCCGCGAGGTCGCCGACCTGGCGACTCTCGACGCCGACGGGTGGCGCGAGGCCCTCACCTTCGCGGCGAAAGCGGCTTCGATCACGGTGTCCCGCAGCGGTGCCGAGCCGCCCACGCCCGCCGACATGGCAGCCACCGTGTGA